Genomic window (Xenopus laevis strain J_2021 chromosome 3S, Xenopus_laevis_v10.1, whole genome shotgun sequence):
CTAAGGAGGCAGAGTCATAGTGTTTGACTATTACTTTAAATATCGGTCAGGATAGCGCCTGCTGTCTTTTCTGCTTCTGCACACTAGTATAAAAAGACAACAAAAGTTGTACATGTCTGATGTTTCCTATACACTAAAGCATTACAACACTTTTTTAATACTGTGCAATACTAGTACATCTGAGGACATTACTCTTCCATTCTTGATACATTTTGATGATGGTgtgcttttgaaaaacaaatgataTTGATATTTCCTCACTCTCTAGTTCTTTCCATCCTTCTTCCATCCCATACCCAACATTTATTTTAGGATAAACCATCTCTGCCCCTGCTAAAAGGCACCTTGTACTTTAGGCAGGATGACATCTGCTGtggtttactgtatttatcatgcAACTTTCATTCTCTCCTCTCCGTTTTAATAATATATGCCTTTTCCTACTATCTTTCAGGTAGCTGGAATACCATACCCCAATTTCCTTTCTCACTCCCCTCCTTGTTTTCCTCTTCTTCTGCAGGCCCAACCTGCAACCTTGTTCCACAGCCTTTCAGTTCAAACTGAGACTTGCCAAAAAATTCTTTCCCTTTTCCACTGGCTATTATTACTGAAGCCCTTTTATATCCTCCCAGGTCACAGTTTAATCAGTTAAATGTTTCCAGCCACaaaaatttatctcaacattctTTTATTTCCTTCAATTTCTTTCCCTGTCTTATTATTTTACCTGCAAAAAGATGACCAGTGATTACTGCTTAATGAAACTTTGGAACTGCTTTAAATGCTTAAAAAGTTTCATTTTATACACAAACCTGGAACTGGCACAGACTCCAGACAGTGAGTTAGTGCCTGACGGACGCTCTGTAAATGCTGCTGTAATAGAGAGTTTCTCTCCTTTTCTTGACTGAGCTCAACTTCCATTCTTTGAACAGCTGAACGCACGCTTTCCACATGTTTCTGTAGGGCTGCATTGCGTTCCTCAAACTCCATGTTGGACTTTCGTAGCTGCCTTAACTCTGCCTCCCGTGCTGAAATGAAGGTATAGAAGGACAATGTCTGTAATAATGACAACTAATTGCTGCTAAGGTGCATGGAAATGATAACCCAAATCTTTTCACTCACCTTTACTGTGATTCAGAAATTCCTCTGTAAAGATAGGGATGTCAAAGATTGGCTTTTCCTTCAGAATGGATTCTTTCTGTATAGAGAAATAAGAAATGAAATTCAATAAAAGAGATAAGGGATAATAAATATGGAGCCAGCTTAGGAAGGATTTATTGACCTTTTGCATTGGTGAACTACAGTGTACAGGGACAGCAGAACAGTATATAGGCAAACCAACAATAACCTAAAGCTGAAAAGCAGACAGAACAGGCCAGTAAACTGGAGACCAGCAAAAAATAGTAAGACATGGGCAATAAAACCAAGAGCAAACTTAAAATGATTGCATAAATACAGGTAGAAAGTAAGGtgaaaaaataatagtaaaaggAAGTACAAAAGATAAACTTGAGGGAAAGGggcttatatagttacatagttaatttgggttgaccaaagtccatcaagtttcaAATGAACTCCACTGCACATATATACAGTCTTACtgacctaataataataatacaatacaggtataggatcccttatccagaaaccagttatccagaaagctacgaactACAGgttggctgtctcccatagactccattttatccaaataatccaaattttttaaaatgatttcctttttctctgtaataataaaacagtagcttgtacttgatccaaactaagatatcattaatgcttattggaagcaaaaccagcctattgggtttatttaatgtttaaattaatttctagtagacttaaggcatgaagacccaaattacggaaagatccattatccggcaaaccccaggtcttgagcattctggataacagatcccatacctgtattttgtaaaatacaatatttatactaacagtagattttagtatcacaacagccttggctattatgtttgtccaagaaatcatccaatatCACAATAATACACAGCAGAGCATTCCACAagctcactgtcctcactgtgaaaaaccacctactCTAGTTTAAAGAGTGTGGTGTGCAATgattgttttatttgaaaaaaagaccCCAGCTATCGGTTTATAATGCCCtaaaatgtacttgtaaagtgtaatcatgttccctcgcaagcaccttttttttatCATAGAAATCAACCCCAGCCTTGACGCCTTGAAGGCAATGGGCGTTGTGgaggaaaataattttgacgcaatcgacaatttttatacatgcaactatttggtccaaatgcattaaagtcaatgggtgtctaatAATTTtgacaaacaaatttttttgggcaagattattttgacacacatccaatttttttttaatgcggcGGATTTATTGCTGGCAAATGGTCTATgaggttttgcaaattattttgcttGTGACAAAATTcgtaaattcaccgcaaatttgtgtctggcgaaaaaaaattctttcctttttttatgcaagacagtactttttccaatttagacaaatcactctgcaaagtggcagcatcctgcatggaacctaaagttctgcacaatttagtatcatctgcaaaaatagaaacagtactttcaatgcccacctccaggtcattaataaacaagttgaaaagcaagggacctagtacagagccctgcggtactccactaacaacactggtccaattagaaaatgttccatttaccaccactctttgtagtctatcttttagccagttctctatccaggtacaaatactatgttccaggccaacattccttaatttaaccagtaacattctgtgtggcactgtatcaatagctttagcaaagtccaaatagatcacattcaCTGTCATCCCATTGTCACAGTTCTTGCTCAGCTTCTCATAAAACACAATGAAAGATCTATTACACAGTATCTATTACATCTATTACACATAGAACCATGAAGGCACAAACTCATGGTATTATGATTTTCAATGATGACAAGTATCTAATCCATTATTAACCCGTCCAAAAGATTTTCATACTACAGATTTCCTACTAACAGGCCGGTTTTCAGGCTGAATACTGGATCCCTTTGTGATTagcagcaccatgccagacctcaatgaatccggAAAAATTTAGTAAAGAGGGTTTGCAATCCCAGAGCACAGAGTACAAGTCATTATTTTCATTGTCAGACTCTCTGCTTTGCATTACCATGCTTTTCCTCTTTCATTCAGTCCTTTCTTCTACTTCATTTATAATACTATGTGCCTCTGGATTCTATGAGTGTTTCTCTATCACACTTACTCATCTATCCCTCTAAGCCAGTAGCCCAGCCCAGTATATATTTCTACTATGCATAGTTGCCCACCATCATTGTGGGTTGAGCCCCATTTTATATACGGTATATTCTAGGTTGTGGAAGATAAAATTAATGGTCTGATATAATGTATGCTCCTTATAAACAATCCTCTTAATATTTACctgtatttatgcattttatatttttttttaattgcctttaatattatatattctacTACACACATTTCTTACTGTATTTTACTGGCCCATTCTGGCTGCATACCACAGCACTGGTTTCCAGTTATCCTACCTGTTATTTTTCTCTGGTTTCTCTGTCAAGCATTCACATTTTCTCCAGTAGGTAATATCTGTTCAATTCCTTTATCCGGTGCAATCACGACATTTAGTAATATTCtttcctcttgtaaaatatctATATGCCGTTTATGTCTTCTCTTTTATCAATATTTTCCACCTAAAACATGCCATCTCTACACTTACTGTATTTCTGTGCCgtgttcacattcattttcctTCAGCTGGTTGTTCATCTTAAATCCTCCAATGACACATAAGGCCTATGGTCTTACATTGCATCCTCACCTCTGTGTTGCTTGGTACTCCACAAACTCCCTCTGAAAGAAACACAAACATGAGCAGACTGCACTCTGATTTGCCTGGTAATACCCTATCCCAGAAGCTATTTTATTGTACTCTCACTTTTTCACACAAACGTTTGTAAATTGTATTGCAGTTTAAATATACATTGCTTTTAAACAAATCTGTGTACACTCTAGGGTTCATTTATAGACACAAGTTCTAAAACACATACAAATAGCCTTTTTTACACCCAATATAAGGGCAGCATGTTACCACTGAATTCCAGATAACATTAGGTGCCCAATAAACTAGCTTGCAATTTTATTAGTAAGGAAGCTAATCAGCTGTGATCGATGATGTGGTGTGATCAATGGGAGTGCAAATCCTGTAATTTTCAACTGTGTATATGCAACGTACTAAGGAAACTCTAGAAGTAGCAACTCTTCAAGACAGTTGTTAATCCCAGGGATTCTTTGTGTCCATGTGACCCATACTTTGAACCTTGTTGAAGCAAACTGTTTTTTAGTACAAGACTCAGATACAGAAGATTGTATAGATAAGTACTTGTGAATACCATTTAATGGCAAACAAAAGTATAGGCCttattgcatttgtaaattttaTCTCTTATATTAGTTAACTTCTTCATGCAGACACTTCACCTTGTCTTTGCTGCCTTCCCTTCTAACGGCTCTTGGCCTTGCGGCTATATGTTTGGAAGGCATCGGTGTTCTGGTACTTCTGAAGTTCCTTTGTGTAGCGCTCTTTGTCTTTTTCTGCTTCATCCGAGTAATGCTAAAACAACACAAAGCATAACGTAGAACTAGGAGAAGACAGATATGAGCACATTGAGAGATCATAAGGGAAAAAGAACTAGGATGAAGACCAAGATGAAAAGCACACACTTCAATAGTACACAGGAATTGGTTTACCATTATGAATACACAAACAAGAATACACTGATCTCTGCTTAGAATTTGTCATTGGAAGGGCAGAACATGAGGTTCTTAAcagtaaaaatattaaattttaaataaaacatttaatttatggTTTAAAAACTACATTATGGGTGTGTAGCAAACAGTTAGGAATGAGAAAACGTAACAACTCTggggatttttaaaaacaatttgtacCTTTTAAAGAACAAAcaatttatttagttttatgcCAATGAACTATGATGGGTATTGGCATGCAACACATTTTGCCCGGAAATGTTGATTGTTTGTACAGTTGTGCTTTGATTTTTGAAATACAATCTCTAGATTTGGTTCAGTATGAAGAAATCATTTCTGGTGAACTCTTGTGAGCCTAGAAATGATGCATTCATTAATAACAGATGTGGTTAAACTGTATAAGTGGTGTAGTTTGGAGTATCTTTGCCGTTCATAGCAGGAAGCAATCAGccacaccccaacagagataaaTTCACTAATAAAGGAAGACCGATAATCACCTGTTTCTCGTGGGCAGGTAGTTTGCTCCACTCACTACCTACAATACTGGTGATCTCTGGGAATGGAACATCTGGACGCTCTGTCCTGAACTGCTCCCTCCTTTCATTCATAAAGCGCACATATCCCGTTAAAGGTGCTTTAGGCGCATTGTTGTCACGGGGGCTTCTTTTCTGCTTCCGCCCCTTGTTCCAGCCACCCCGTCGTGCCTTTGGCAACTGGGAAAGAGGGGAGAAGGTCTAAAAGTCTTATGGGGTCATTTAATTAAAGGCACTTCATTTGCCCAGATGCAATAACCTTTAGCAACCAaataagcaggtagaatttactggtcaaagcaaatattttattggttactattgattactgctcctgggcaaactcagtgccttatattacatatgggggttaatgtTAAAAGTATTTGTTCTTCATAATTATCTTATATATCGTACCTCTGACCATTTATCTAtacacttttttacatttgcaatcttctgtatgtatgtatatataatatagatttgtttgttttttttaactccactCTACCTTACCTTACTCCTTTCTCACCTCTTCCTCCTGCCTTAATTGTCCACTGTTTCCCAATTGCTTCTCTCCACTTTGATGCAAAGTCAGCTCCTCTATCTCCTCTGGCTGAAGGGTAGGGGAATGTGAATGTAAAGTTACTTGGGAGCTTCCTGAGACAGAGGTCCTGAAAAGAACACTCTAATTAATTTGCGGTTTTCAGCATGCACATATATTTACTACTATAGGtctacaaataaattaaatttaaataccAGTACTTCGAGAGTTTTTTCTAAAAAGCAGTCCCTTAAAATTCTGGATCCAGTGACATGCATAATCTGGGTCTTTGAttcctgatttttctttttttaaattaaatcatgTGTTAAACATCAaggcttaaattattttttttttcaactttttatttattacttcCACAATCCAGTCAGATAATACAGCAGGCAGGCCACAGGGAATCAGAAATTCCTGGCAAGTAGAGGTAGGTGGACTGTGAAAGTATCATATAACAAAGAGTAAATAcaatagaaagaaaaaggaaaagagagtgaTAGAGGAAAGCAGGGGGGGGGAAGGGTGTAGGACTCTCGCCAACTGATAACATACAGCATGCCGATATATGGAAAACATATCACTTCAAGTTGCACCAGGAACCTCACAATTATCACTGAACCTCATAAAAGACATCAAAGGACAGTCACACCATAGTTGTTGGCAAGTTGGATGGAACTCGTAAGTCCGTCTCAGTCCAGAGCATCCACGGGTTCCAAATAGTAGCATAATTGTTCATGTTATGTTGGATCATGGCAGTAAGCTTTTCCATAGAGGACACCCACCATATTTTGCGTTTGATTTCCATTATTGTGGGAATACCTTCTTTCCAGTTTCGGGCAATAGCACATCTGGTAGCCAAGCATATATGTGAGCAGAGTTTGGCTTAAATTATTTTTGATCATGTGGGTGAAGAAGTCAAGTGAAAGAAGTACCTTTCTCCAGTAGCAGCCTAATGTGTATAGTACGTTAGCTTTCTTGAGTTATACCTACCAACTGGCATAAATCTGTCCAATAgaaattatgtttacaaataaagTGAATGAAAGACACATTTTGTGCCCTGTTTAGGACTTTGCCATATAGTCTTGAGTGCATTTGCAAGAGGGTGCAATGAGTAGTGACTCAATTGGGAAGGGAAAAATATCATTGTTTTGGCTTTTAGATCGAGTCTCTCTTACAGCCCAAATTTTAGgccattttgaagaaaaaaaaataggtgtgCTGAGCCTTGAATGATTAGCATTCCATTGTGCAACACCAATTACACTTCTAAGATACTGCTTTCTTACTGCTCTAAGAACGCATATTAATTATTACTTATCCAGTGCCATCAGTAGCAGCCTTCATATAATTTAGTATGG
Coding sequences:
- the hmg20a.S gene encoding LOW QUALITY PROTEIN: high mobility group protein 20A-like (The sequence of the model RefSeq protein was modified relative to this genomic sequence to represent the inferred CDS: substituted 1 base at 1 genomic stop codon) translates to MESAASAVPPSSEDLVADTKENAEPTFCGTSVSGSSQVTLHSHSPTLQPEEIEELTLHQSGEKQLGNSGQLRQEEELPKARRGGWNKGRKQKRSPRDNNAPKAPLTGYVRFMNERREQFRTERPDVPFPEITSIVGSEWSKLPAHEKQHYSDEAEKDKERYTKELQKYQNTDAFQTYSRKAKSRXKGRQQRQEGVCGVPSNTEKESILKEKPIFDIPIFTEEFLNHSKAREAELRQLRKSNMEFEERNAALQKHVESVRSAVQRMEVELSQEKERNSLLQQHLQSVRQALTHCLESVPVPGTTETPIMETIDLYMSHLQNAVLTHPKESEAIILGVREVLSQLEG